Proteins encoded in a region of the Streptomyces sp. NBC_01471 genome:
- a CDS encoding PTS-dependent dihydroxyacetone kinase phosphotransferase subunit DhaM, protein MSALVGIVLVSHSAPVAAAVAELATGLAGGATTAPVAAAGGTPDGGLGTSSELISSAAAAVDRGAGVAVLVDLGSAVLTVKALLAEGDELPDNTRLVDAPFLEGSVAAMVTASAGGDLDAVEAAAVEAYDYRKV, encoded by the coding sequence GTGAGCGCGCTGGTGGGGATCGTCCTGGTGTCCCACAGCGCGCCGGTCGCGGCGGCCGTGGCCGAGCTGGCGACCGGGCTGGCGGGCGGGGCGACGACCGCGCCGGTCGCGGCCGCGGGCGGGACTCCTGACGGGGGCCTCGGTACCAGTTCGGAGCTGATCTCGTCGGCAGCCGCGGCGGTCGACCGGGGTGCGGGTGTGGCGGTCCTCGTCGACCTCGGCAGCGCGGTGCTGACCGTGAAGGCCCTGCTGGCCGAGGGTGACGAGCTCCCGGACAACACGAGACTGGTGGACGCCCCGTTCCTGGAAGGGTCGGTGGCGGCCATGGTCACCGCTTCGGCAGGCGGTGATCTGGACGCGGTGGAGGCCGCGGCCGTGGAGGCGTACGACTACCGGAAGGTGTGA
- the dhaL gene encoding dihydroxyacetone kinase subunit DhaL: MLDAEFFRRWMAGTAAAVDREADRLTELDSAIGDADHGSNLRRGFAAVRDVLEKEAPQTPGAVLTLAGRQLISTVGGASGPLYGTLLRRTGKALGDSPSVDREQLSAALKAGTEAVGRLGGAAAGDKTMLDALLPAAAALGESFAAAAEAADAGALATVPLLARKGRASYLGERSVGHQDPGATSSALLFGALAEAAA; this comes from the coding sequence GTGCTCGACGCCGAATTCTTCCGTCGCTGGATGGCCGGGACGGCCGCGGCCGTCGACAGGGAGGCGGACCGGCTGACCGAACTCGACTCGGCCATCGGCGACGCCGACCACGGCAGCAATCTGCGGCGCGGGTTCGCCGCCGTGCGGGACGTGCTGGAGAAGGAGGCTCCGCAGACTCCGGGCGCCGTCCTCACACTGGCCGGACGGCAGCTCATCTCCACGGTGGGCGGGGCTTCCGGACCGCTGTACGGGACGCTCCTGCGCCGCACCGGGAAGGCGCTCGGCGACTCCCCCTCCGTCGACCGGGAACAGTTGTCGGCCGCGCTGAAGGCCGGGACCGAGGCGGTGGGCCGGCTCGGCGGCGCCGCCGCGGGCGACAAGACGATGCTGGACGCGCTGCTGCCCGCCGCCGCCGCGCTCGGGGAATCCTTCGCGGCCGCGGCCGAGGCCGCGGATGCCGGTGCGCTCGCGACCGTACCGCTGCTGGCGCGCAAGGGCCGGGCGAGCTATCTCGGTGAGCGCAGCGTCGGCCACCAGGATCCGGGGGCGACGTCGTCGGCGCTGCTGTTCGGCGCCCTGGCAGAGGCGGCCGCGTGA
- the dhaK gene encoding dihydroxyacetone kinase subunit DhaK, with the protein MHMLINVPETVVADALRGMAAAHPELSVDVENRVIVRSDAPVAGKVALVSGGGSGHEPLHGGFVGRGMLSAACPGEVFTSPVPDQMVRAAAAVDSGEGVLFVVKNYTGDVLNFDMAAELAEDEGVRVAKVLVNDDVAVSDSTFTAGRRGTGATLFVEKLAGAAADEGAPLERVEAVARQVCASARSFGVALSACSTPAKGGPTFDLPAGQLELGVGIHGEPGRERRAMMTSREIADYAVNAVLEDLRPDRPVLVLVNGAGATPLLELYGFNAEVQRVLAERGVTVARTLVGNYVTSLDMAGCSVTLCQVDEELLRLWDAPVKTAALRWGC; encoded by the coding sequence ATGCACATGCTCATCAATGTCCCGGAAACCGTGGTGGCGGACGCCCTGCGAGGCATGGCAGCCGCCCATCCGGAGCTCTCCGTCGATGTCGAGAACCGCGTGATCGTACGGAGCGACGCGCCCGTGGCCGGAAAGGTCGCCCTGGTCTCGGGCGGCGGCTCGGGGCACGAGCCGCTGCACGGCGGGTTCGTCGGGCGCGGGATGCTCTCCGCCGCCTGCCCCGGCGAGGTGTTCACGTCACCGGTGCCCGATCAGATGGTGCGGGCCGCGGCGGCCGTGGACAGCGGTGAAGGCGTGCTGTTCGTCGTGAAGAACTACACGGGCGACGTCCTCAACTTCGACATGGCGGCCGAGCTCGCGGAGGACGAAGGCGTGAGGGTCGCCAAGGTACTGGTCAACGATGACGTGGCGGTGAGCGACAGCACGTTCACCGCCGGGCGGCGCGGTACGGGGGCCACTCTCTTCGTGGAGAAGCTGGCGGGAGCCGCGGCCGACGAAGGCGCGCCGCTGGAGCGGGTGGAGGCCGTCGCCCGCCAGGTATGTGCGAGTGCCCGGTCCTTCGGGGTCGCCCTGAGCGCCTGCAGCACGCCCGCCAAGGGCGGTCCGACCTTCGATCTCCCGGCCGGCCAGCTGGAGTTGGGCGTCGGAATCCATGGCGAGCCGGGGCGCGAACGGCGCGCGATGATGACCTCGCGGGAGATCGCGGACTATGCGGTGAACGCCGTCCTGGAGGATCTGCGGCCGGACCGTCCGGTACTCGTGCTGGTGAACGGCGCCGGGGCGACTCCCCTGCTGGAGCTGTACGGCTTCAATGCCGAGGTGCAGCGCGTACTGGCCGAGCGTGGCGTGACCGTCGCCCGTACGCTCGTGGGGAACTATGTGACCTCGCTCGACATGGCAGGCTGCTCCGTGACGCTCTGCCAGGTGGACGAGGAGTTGCTGCGGTTGTGGGACGCGCCGGTGAAGACCGCCGCGCTGCGCTGGGGCTGCTGA
- a CDS encoding YihY/virulence factor BrkB family protein, whose translation MDQREPKHSGATAGAGGAGKAPEKPSDLPAGSSRGILKRTLKEYKADNLADLAAALTYYAILAIFPALLALVSIVGLLSKPTAKSLTDNITSVAPGAVRSILTDIVTQVQAGGNKALIPLIIGVVVALWSASGYVAAFMRAGNTVYDIGEGRPAWKALPVRFAITVFIVVVLAAISVGIVFTGSLARRTGSVLGLGDTAVTVWNYAKWPVMVILFALVVAVLHWAAPNVRHGFAWITRGSLLSVVIWIVASALFALYVANFSSYNKTYGAFAGIIIFLIWLWISNIALLLGLEYSAESERARAYEGGHPAGKEPYVEPRDTRKLRPPGAPPS comes from the coding sequence ATGGACCAACGCGAGCCGAAGCACAGCGGAGCCACCGCGGGAGCCGGCGGAGCGGGGAAGGCGCCCGAGAAGCCGTCGGACCTGCCGGCCGGGTCCTCCCGCGGGATCTTGAAGCGCACGCTCAAGGAGTACAAGGCCGACAACCTGGCCGACCTGGCGGCGGCGCTCACGTACTACGCGATCCTGGCGATCTTTCCCGCGCTGCTCGCCCTGGTTTCGATCGTGGGGCTCCTGAGCAAGCCGACTGCCAAGTCGCTGACCGACAACATCACCAGTGTGGCGCCGGGCGCCGTCCGCTCCATCCTGACCGACATCGTCACGCAGGTGCAGGCCGGCGGCAACAAGGCGCTGATCCCCCTGATCATCGGGGTCGTGGTCGCACTGTGGTCGGCGTCGGGATACGTGGCCGCCTTCATGCGGGCCGGTAACACCGTCTACGACATCGGTGAGGGGCGCCCCGCGTGGAAGGCGCTGCCCGTCCGGTTCGCGATCACGGTCTTCATTGTCGTGGTGCTGGCAGCGATCTCGGTGGGCATCGTGTTCACCGGCAGCCTGGCCCGCAGGACGGGGAGCGTTCTGGGCCTGGGCGATACGGCGGTGACCGTATGGAACTATGCCAAATGGCCCGTCATGGTCATCCTGTTCGCCCTGGTCGTCGCGGTGCTGCACTGGGCCGCACCGAACGTCAGACACGGCTTCGCATGGATCACCCGCGGCAGCCTGCTGAGCGTCGTCATCTGGATCGTCGCCTCCGCTCTTTTCGCCCTCTACGTCGCGAACTTCAGCAGCTACAACAAGACGTACGGTGCCTTCGCCGGGATCATCATCTTCCTCATCTGGCTCTGGATCTCCAATATCGCCCTGCTTCTGGGGCTGGAGTACAGCGCCGAATCCGAGCGGGCCCGGGCTTACGAAGGAGGGCACCCCGCCGGTAAGGAGCCGTACGTCGAGCCACGCGACACCCGCAAACTCCGACCGCCGGGGGCCCCTCCGTCCTGA
- a CDS encoding DJ-1/PfpI/YhbO family deglycase/protease gives MADKPLNGHRVLALVTNYGVEQDELLVPFRRLREDGADVTVAAATAEPVQTLVGDKDAGETVQPDATFETVDPLAHQLLLIPGGTINADNLRLNDKAIGMVRAFAASGRPIAAICHGPWALVEAGVLRDKTLTSYPSLRTDIRNAGAKSWVDEPVVSDPEGGYTLVTSRTPKDLDDFLGAIHHALVGP, from the coding sequence ATGGCCGACAAGCCGCTCAATGGTCACCGTGTTCTTGCACTCGTCACCAATTACGGTGTCGAGCAGGACGAACTGCTCGTTCCCTTCAGACGGCTGCGTGAGGACGGCGCGGATGTCACTGTCGCGGCTGCCACGGCGGAGCCCGTCCAGACCCTGGTGGGCGACAAGGACGCCGGTGAGACCGTACAGCCCGATGCCACCTTCGAGACGGTGGATCCTCTCGCCCACCAGCTGCTGCTGATTCCCGGCGGCACCATCAACGCCGACAACCTCCGGCTGAATGACAAGGCCATCGGTATGGTCAGGGCATTCGCCGCTTCCGGCCGCCCCATCGCGGCGATCTGCCATGGCCCCTGGGCTCTGGTGGAGGCGGGAGTCCTGCGGGACAAGACGCTCACTTCCTACCCCTCCCTGCGGACCGACATCCGCAACGCGGGAGCAAAGTCCTGGGTGGACGAACCAGTGGTGAGCGACCCCGAAGGCGGCTATACGCTGGTGACCTCCCGGACACCGAAGGACCTCGACGACTTCCTCGGCGCGATTCACCACGCCCTCGTCGGTCCTTGA